A single region of the Pseudomonas granadensis genome encodes:
- a CDS encoding HipA domain-containing protein codes for MYNLTLQIFTAGIWHDAMVLSFDDPEKGFASRCSFGYETDYLAENIEAIGSPFSKAVSALYPLDWDGRRSETPAFVHDIAPAGAARRFLLARLGQEKPADISADLYLLGRSTPAPIGNMRIKESAAAVDERKPIGFKREDVIHRDQRFLEYAYELGAAIGGATGAGGEAPKLLLVENHAGLLYPDAVLSDEDVRQHWFVKFARNRGGLTDQDILRSEFHYYKALQTLGIDTIAEDGLALEEANKPSLWMHRFDRSVQNGEVSRFAVESIYSLAQVTTQGSAMNHLEVIRLLAGLWRTAGQTSQIPDLVADYLCRDLINKILGNSDNHGRNTAIIREADAFRLAPIYDLAPMVMDDEGVTRTTKWPRELERAGDIDWRGVCRALVDIAEPGDPTAVSDESMLFERLRQEAQRLSALPDILADSGLPARTMNHPGVHLKNLQQRLNDWGLK; via the coding sequence ATGTACAACCTGACCTTACAGATTTTCACGGCCGGTATCTGGCACGACGCGATGGTTCTGAGCTTCGATGATCCTGAAAAGGGCTTCGCGAGTCGCTGCAGCTTCGGCTATGAGACGGACTACCTCGCGGAAAACATCGAAGCCATAGGCTCGCCTTTTTCCAAGGCGGTGAGTGCTCTGTATCCGTTGGATTGGGATGGTCGGCGCTCCGAGACTCCGGCATTTGTCCACGACATTGCCCCCGCAGGCGCAGCCAGGCGGTTTCTGCTTGCACGTCTGGGGCAGGAAAAACCGGCGGATATCAGCGCCGATCTGTATCTGCTCGGGCGCAGCACCCCGGCCCCCATCGGCAACATGCGCATCAAGGAGTCTGCTGCGGCTGTGGATGAACGCAAGCCTATCGGCTTCAAGCGTGAAGACGTCATTCACCGTGACCAGCGCTTTCTTGAGTATGCCTACGAATTGGGCGCGGCAATCGGTGGTGCTACCGGGGCAGGTGGGGAAGCACCGAAATTATTGCTGGTCGAAAATCACGCGGGTCTGTTGTACCCCGACGCGGTATTGAGTGATGAAGACGTCAGGCAGCATTGGTTCGTGAAGTTTGCCCGCAACCGAGGAGGGCTGACCGATCAGGACATCCTGCGCAGCGAATTCCATTACTACAAGGCGCTGCAGACGCTGGGCATCGACACGATCGCGGAGGACGGCCTGGCACTGGAGGAGGCGAACAAACCGAGTTTGTGGATGCACCGCTTCGACCGTAGTGTCCAGAACGGCGAAGTCAGCCGTTTTGCTGTCGAATCGATTTATTCGCTGGCTCAGGTGACGACACAGGGCAGCGCCATGAATCATCTGGAGGTTATCCGCCTGCTTGCCGGTCTCTGGCGTACAGCGGGGCAAACCAGCCAGATTCCTGACCTTGTCGCGGATTATTTGTGTCGAGACCTGATCAACAAGATTCTCGGTAATTCGGATAACCACGGGCGCAACACCGCGATCATTCGCGAGGCAGACGCTTTTCGCCTTGCGCCGATTTATGACCTGGCGCCAATGGTCATGGACGATGAAGGCGTGACCCGTACCACCAAATGGCCAAGAGAGCTTGAGAGGGCGGGAGACATCGATTGGCGAGGCGTGTGCCGCGCACTGGTGGATATTGCCGAGCCAGGCGACCCGACGGCAGTGAGTGACGAGTCAATGCTGTTTGAGCGCTTGCGCCAAGAGGCTCAACGCCTGTCGGCGCTGCCGGATATTCTGGCTGACAGCGGTCTGCCAGCCAGAACAATGAACCATCCCGGCGTCCACCTGAAAAATCTGCAGCAACGCTTGAATGATTGGGGATTGAAATGA
- a CDS encoding autotransporter outer membrane beta-barrel domain-containing protein produces the protein MPFPPQRLSLAIALLITATTAHGKTVQIDTATTASQTLGGSDTLTISAPGSITHDGKAVSLKDSTSGAGVVINNAGKIVSSGGRAIDSSGDESKARNYAIYNRSGGQILGANDALRIDSNFISGSLLIDNSGVIRSTTGQGLDLDALRSDAVKTTIINRAGGLIRGEASDGMKTGANASLTNYGEISTGDSHNADQKFDGVDIDTASGVSITNYGVISGGRHGITTDLGATLINYGQVTGRNGSGFGSDGDGTVINHGTITGAYSGLQANGDGDGVDIDNLAHIENYGTIQGVGAGGVDKAGFANGSEGIALGGGYILNASGALISGADSAILVDDGSGNSGLAATTLENFGRIEGLNGFGVKFVGEFADSVINGGTISGSNGLALDLGGGDDRLTLRNGSRFIGIVDGGSGTDQVVMDDALGGDFGASRNFEWLEVRQGAWTLNGSGDFSDGGVVRNGATLINHGGIAGTLTVDAGGVYAGGGSVGSLNVNGTLRTDTRLGRATIVHDLTMGKAATLAYGVNADGSSAPVVVGGVANLNGATLAVNPGSGSYPWQSHYTVLQAAQVNGTFGQVTSDYAFLTPTLAYTATQVDLTYTRNDIAFNEFATTANGNNAANSLASIGKNNALYNALLNTTQNSAGAAIEQLAGTSNANLTSATLSASSQVGSSMLAAMQQMAGPGLLVGLDQRDTPVLAASGVPAAARNLNDPNARGRLWLQGIGGYGKLDGEHGSSGLEQRTQGSLLGADWALNPAWRVGVLGGYSQTDLDASGVDGEVDSWHAGVYALHQNGPLALRLGAAYSAHQGDSQRSIVFNGFSDRPKGDYDADSQQAFAELGYAMGSGRLSAEPFASLGYQRYHRDRYQEKGGAAALQIDSQIQDNFSSTLGLRLAHLSSLNNGMSVTPRMALGWKHTYGDVSSSTRQAFVTGGTAFNVEGSALDRDSLMLEAGLDVGVSARHSLGLGYSGEIGSNSRNHGLIGQWQMSF, from the coding sequence ATGCCGTTTCCGCCACAGCGCCTGTCTCTCGCTATTGCCCTGCTGATCACCGCCACCACTGCTCACGGTAAAACCGTGCAGATCGACACCGCCACCACCGCCTCGCAAACCCTGGGCGGCAGCGACACGCTGACGATTTCGGCGCCGGGCAGTATCACCCACGACGGCAAGGCGGTGAGCCTTAAAGACAGCACCAGCGGTGCCGGTGTGGTGATCAATAACGCCGGCAAGATCGTCTCCAGCGGTGGCCGGGCCATCGACAGCAGTGGCGATGAGAGCAAAGCGCGCAATTACGCGATCTACAACCGCAGTGGCGGGCAGATTCTGGGGGCCAACGATGCTTTGCGCATCGACAGCAACTTCATCAGCGGCAGCCTGTTGATCGACAACAGCGGGGTGATCCGTTCGACCACCGGCCAGGGTCTGGATCTGGATGCGCTGCGCAGCGACGCGGTGAAGACCACGATCATCAATCGCGCCGGCGGGCTGATTCGCGGCGAGGCCAGCGACGGCATGAAAACCGGCGCCAACGCCAGCCTCACCAACTACGGTGAGATCTCCACGGGCGATTCGCACAATGCCGATCAGAAGTTCGACGGCGTCGACATCGATACCGCCAGCGGCGTTTCGATCACTAACTACGGCGTGATTTCCGGCGGCCGTCACGGCATCACCACCGACCTCGGCGCGACCTTGATCAACTACGGCCAGGTCACTGGACGCAACGGTTCCGGATTCGGCTCCGACGGCGATGGCACGGTGATCAACCACGGCACTATCACCGGCGCGTATTCGGGCCTGCAAGCGAACGGTGACGGCGATGGCGTGGACATCGACAACCTCGCCCACATCGAAAACTACGGCACCATTCAAGGTGTCGGCGCCGGTGGCGTGGACAAGGCCGGCTTCGCCAACGGCAGCGAAGGCATCGCTCTGGGTGGCGGCTACATTCTCAACGCCAGCGGCGCGCTGATCAGCGGCGCCGACAGTGCGATTCTGGTCGACGACGGCAGCGGAAATTCGGGGCTGGCCGCGACCACGCTGGAAAACTTCGGTCGCATCGAAGGCCTGAACGGTTTTGGCGTGAAGTTCGTCGGCGAGTTCGCCGACAGCGTGATCAACGGCGGCACCATCAGTGGCAGCAATGGCCTGGCGCTGGACCTGGGCGGTGGCGATGACCGCCTGACGCTGCGCAACGGCAGCCGCTTCATCGGCATCGTCGATGGCGGCAGCGGCACCGATCAGGTGGTCATGGACGATGCGCTCGGTGGCGATTTCGGCGCCAGCCGCAACTTCGAGTGGCTGGAGGTCCGCCAAGGTGCCTGGACGCTGAACGGCAGCGGTGACTTCAGCGATGGCGGCGTAGTTCGCAATGGCGCCACCCTGATCAACCACGGCGGCATCGCCGGCACCCTGACTGTCGATGCCGGCGGCGTGTATGCCGGGGGCGGCTCGGTGGGCAGCCTCAACGTCAACGGCACCCTGCGCACCGACACCCGCCTGGGGCGCGCGACCATTGTTCACGATTTGACCATGGGCAAAGCCGCCACCCTCGCCTACGGCGTCAACGCTGACGGCAGCAGCGCGCCGGTAGTCGTCGGCGGTGTCGCCAACCTCAATGGCGCGACACTCGCGGTGAATCCCGGCAGCGGCAGCTACCCTTGGCAGAGCCACTACACCGTGCTGCAAGCGGCACAAGTCAACGGCACGTTCGGCCAGGTCACCAGCGACTACGCATTCCTGACGCCAACCCTCGCTTACACCGCGACTCAGGTCGACCTGACCTACACCCGCAACGACATAGCATTCAATGAGTTCGCCACGACTGCCAACGGCAACAATGCCGCCAACAGCCTGGCCTCGATCGGCAAAAACAATGCGCTATACAACGCCTTGCTCAACACCACTCAAAACAGCGCCGGTGCGGCAATCGAACAACTGGCCGGGACCAGCAATGCCAACCTGACCAGCGCCACGCTCAGTGCCAGCAGTCAGGTCGGCAGCAGCATGCTCGCAGCGATGCAGCAAATGGCCGGGCCGGGTTTGCTGGTCGGTCTCGATCAGCGCGACACGCCGGTGCTGGCCGCCAGTGGCGTGCCGGCGGCGGCACGCAATCTCAATGACCCGAACGCTCGCGGCCGCCTCTGGCTGCAAGGCATCGGCGGCTACGGCAAACTTGATGGCGAACATGGCAGCAGTGGTCTGGAGCAACGCACCCAGGGCAGCTTGCTCGGTGCCGACTGGGCGCTGAACCCGGCCTGGCGCGTGGGCGTTCTCGGCGGTTACTCGCAGACCGATCTGGATGCCAGCGGCGTCGATGGCGAGGTCGACAGCTGGCACGCCGGGGTTTATGCGCTGCATCAGAACGGCCCGCTCGCCCTGCGCCTCGGCGCTGCGTACAGCGCTCACCAAGGCGACAGCCAGCGCAGCATCGTTTTCAACGGTTTCAGCGATCGTCCGAAAGGCGACTACGACGCCGACAGCCAACAAGCCTTCGCCGAACTCGGCTACGCCATGGGCAGCGGCCGGCTCAGCGCCGAACCGTTTGCCAGCCTCGGTTACCAGCGCTACCACCGCGACCGCTATCAGGAAAAGGGCGGCGCCGCGGCGCTGCAAATCGACAGCCAGATCCAGGACAATTTCAGCAGCACTCTCGGCTTGCGGCTGGCGCACTTGAGCAGTCTGAACAACGGCATGAGCGTCACCCCACGCATGGCCCTCGGCTGGAAACACACCTATGGCGATGTCAGCAGCTCGACGCGCCAGGCGTTTGTGACCGGCGGCACGGCGTTCAATGTCGAGGGCAGCGCGCTGGATCGCGACAGCCTGATGCTGGAAGCCGGGCTTGATGTCGGAGTCTCGGCACGGCATTCGCTGGGCCTGGGTTACAGCGGCGAGATCGGCAGCAACAGCCGCAACCACGGGCTGATCGGGCAGTGGCAGATGAGCTTTTAA